TAGCGGACAGATTTTTGAAAGCGTTTTATATTTTCTTCTGGTACTATCTGCCATTCAGGAGGTGCGTTTTCACACATCATCAGACTGGTGTAGACCACTTCTTTTTTAGAAGTGTAATAACTGATTCTCCCGGTTTCCTCGTTTTTCATCACATCCCCATTGAGATATGCGGAAGCGGAGATAACAGATTTCCCTTTACTTCGTCCGACTATTTTGATTGTGTAATGAAAAATCGCCATATCTGGATTCCTCCTTTCTGCACATCCGGTATAGATTTCCGGCAACATTGCTTTCGATTTTAGAAAAAGCAGCATTGCCAGAACGCCCTCTGCGTAAGAGTGCCCTGCGCATAGCAGCCTGCATGGAATGCGCCTCTCTGGCGAAGAGTGCCTCCTGTGGCATGAGCAGGTCTGGCTGAAAGCCCCGCCGACGGAACGAGCCCGGCAAGCGTGAGCGCAGACCGGTTGCCACTTGTGGCAAACTTATTGGGACGACCTCTGGTTGTCCATAAGTGCGCCCTTCATGAAAAAGCAATGAAGGGAATGAAAAACTCATCCCATCCGCCATTACACTTCCTCCATATCGGTATTTGTTTCTTTCTGCATTGCCTTTGAGAAAAATTTCCCATTGGCTTCCTGCTTTTTCAGAAAACCAATCAGCTTTGGGATGTCTTCCTCCTCAATAGTCGCACCAAGAACGGATTCCACCGCACCGCCAACCTGACAGAGCCTATGGGTTCGTTTTTTACTTTCTTCGGCTTTCTTTCGTTTTAGAAGTTCTTTCTTCTGTGCTGCATATCGTTTTGCTTTTTCAAGGCTTTCCTGTTCCTTCTTTTCCATTTCAAGCATTCGTTCTTCATAACTTTTTGTTGATTTTGCCATTCTTACATTCTCCTTTCCTTCACAAACATAAGTTCTCGGTTGCGTATCAGAAGAAGCACATGGTATAATCTTCTTGCGTGTAGGTATATCATGGCTTCGGTCTGATAGAACCTTTGGCGGTTTCTTCGGAAGCCGCCTTTTTAATTTGCCGCAGTTCTTGTTACGGCTTTTACATTTCCTCTATCCCTCAAATCACGACCTTCATTAGCTTCCATAAACATTTCCAGAATATCGGTTTTAATCAGGACTTTGCGACCAACCTTTAATACTGGAAGTTTCTTCCATTCTACAAGCTGTCTTAAGGTATTTCTGCCGATTCCCGTATAGTCAGCAGCTTCTTCGATGGATAATGCAATTTTTCTTTGCGTCATATAATCACCTCCTTATAAATTGCATTATGCAATTCTTGTGATGTAAGTATATCCTTTTCATATCTTTTTGTCAAGCGTTACGAAATATCAAAAACAAACTTTATGTTGCATATTGCAATTTTGGAAAAACAATGCTATAATTCATACATACCGAAAAAGGAGGCAGTCAGCATGAAAGATAAAGAACTACGCAAGCTGATAGGCAGCAGAGTAAAACAGCGCCGTCTGGAATTGAATCTGACACAGCCTTATGTCGCAGAAAAGATGGGGGTTACCGCTTCTACAATCCTGCGTTATGAGAATGGTTCGATTGACAATACGAAAAAAATGGTGCTGGAAGGTCTTTCGGAAGCACTCCATGTATCTGTGGAATGGCTCAAAGGGGAAACAGATGAATATGAAACCGACATTACGGATAAGAGAGAGTTACAGATTCGTGATGCGATGGGAGATATTCTGGAACAGTTACCGCTTGCCCTTACCAAAGAAGAAGATGCTTTTTCAAAAGATTTATTACTGCTGATGTTAAAACAATATGGTCTGTTTTTGGATTCCTTCCAGTTCGCCTGCAAAAATTTCAAGGGGAATGCTGGTCAGACGGATATTGCCAAAACAATAGGGTTTGAATCGAATGAGGAATATAATGAGATTATGTTCTTAAGGGAAATCACTCCTACCATCAATGCTCTTAATGAGATGGCAGACGTTGTAAGGCTCTATTCCAAGAAACCAAAAACAGCAGAACAAAGGCTTGCAAATCTTTTATCAGAAGTCTTATACGAAGATTCCGAATCGGTATAGTAAGACAACCGGAGTTATGATATACTTACACGCACGAAGCATTTCATCAGTTCCGATTGTCTAATATCGAAAGGAGATATACGATTATGGCAAAAGGATCTGTAAGAAAAAAAGGAAAGAAATGGTACTACCGCTTCTATGTAGAGGACGCAAGCGGCAATCTTGTTCAAAAAGAATGCGTTGGAACAGAAAGCAAAAGTGAAACTGAAAAGCTGCTCCGTCAGGCAATG
Above is a window of Oscillospiraceae bacterium NTUH-002-81 DNA encoding:
- a CDS encoding relaxasome subunit MobC; the protein is MAKSTKSYEERMLEMEKKEQESLEKAKRYAAQKKELLKRKKAEESKKRTHRLCQVGGAVESVLGATIEEEDIPKLIGFLKKQEANGKFFSKAMQKETNTDMEEV
- a CDS encoding helix-turn-helix domain-containing protein, giving the protein MTQRKIALSIEEAADYTGIGRNTLRQLVEWKKLPVLKVGRKVLIKTDILEMFMEANEGRDLRDRGNVKAVTRTAAN
- a CDS encoding helix-turn-helix transcriptional regulator: MKDKELRKLIGSRVKQRRLELNLTQPYVAEKMGVTASTILRYENGSIDNTKKMVLEGLSEALHVSVEWLKGETDEYETDITDKRELQIRDAMGDILEQLPLALTKEEDAFSKDLLLLMLKQYGLFLDSFQFACKNFKGNAGQTDIAKTIGFESNEEYNEIMFLREITPTINALNEMADVVRLYSKKPKTAEQRLANLLSEVLYEDSESV